AATACCGGAATACTGATTGAATTTTTCACCAAATCTTGAGAATTGCATGTGCTGTTAACCTAATACATTGTGTTTGCTTTCATGTGTCTGAAGTCAGTACGTTGCTGACAAATCGAATAATCCTTGAACATACCGTAATGGGATTGAGAGGCAAAGCACAAATTGGAAAATGGTTAAAAATAAAGCCCAACTTTTTCGAGTTGGGCTTCGTTATTGCGCATTACCATCTAGGGATAGATGGTAAGAAGATTATTTCTGCAGTAGAGAAATATCTGCGATCTGTAGGAACAGGTTACGTAGGTTGTTTAGTAGCGTTAGACGGTTAGTCTTCAGTGCTTCATCATCAGCCATAACCATTACGTTGTCGAAGAACGCATCTACAGGCTCGCGTAGGTCAGCCAGTTTGCTTAGTGCTTCTTGGTAGTTACCTGTTGCAAATGCTGGTTCAAGCGCTTCCGTCATCACTTCCACGTTTTCAGCCAGTACTTTCTCGGCATCTTCTTGTAGAAGGGCAAGATCGATTTCAGCAGCCAGTTCACCGTCGAATTTCGCTAGGATGTTACCGACACGTTTGTTCGCCGCTGCCAGTGCTTCTGCTGCTTCCAGTTCACGGAAGTGAGAAACCGCTTTAACACGTTGGTCAAAGTCCGCAGGTTTTGTTGGACGACGTGCCAGTACTGCTTGAATGATGTCTACGCTGAAGCCTTCATCTTGGTACCATGCACGGAAACGACCCAGCATAAACTCAATCACTTCTTGCTCAACGTTGTCGTTAGTCAAACGATCGCCAAACAGTGATTTCGCTTTCGCTACTAGGTCAACAAGGTCTAGGTTGTAGCCGTATTCAACGATGATACGCAGTACACCTAATGATGCACGGCGTAGTGCAAATGGGTCGCTGCCTTTAGGTGCTTGACCGATACCGAAGATACCTACGATAGTGTCTAGCTTGTCTGCCATCGCAACTGCAGCAGATACACCGTTTGATGGAAGGTCATCACCAGCGAAACGAGGCATGTATTGCTCGTTTAGTGCGACTGCCACTTCTTCTGCTTCACCGTCGTGGCGAGCGTAGTGCATGCCCATAACACCTTGAGTATCAGTAAATTCAAATACCATTGATGTCATTAGGTCACATTTTGCTAGTAGACCAGCGCGTTTTGACTTCTCAACGTCCGCACCGATTTGCTTAGCAATGTAGCCAGCCAATTCAGTGATGCGATCGGTTTTGTCTTTAATCGTACCCAGTTGCTGTTGGAAAATCGCATTTTCTAGCATTGGTAGACGATCGATCAGCTTGCTCTTACGGTCGGTGTTGAAGAAGAACTCAGCGTCAGCAAGACGTGGACGAACCACTTTCTCGTTACCTTCAATCACGTAACGAGGCTCTTTTGATTCGATGTTTGATACGAAGATGAAGTTCGGTAGTAGCTTCTTGTTCTCGTCGTACACTGGGAAGTACTTTTGGTCACCTTTCATGGTGTAAACCAAAGCTTCAGCTGGCACTTTTAGGAACTCTTCTTCAAACTTCGCGGTCAGTACCACTGGCCATTCAACCAGAGACGTTACTTCTTCAACTAGGTCATCTTCTAGATCAGCGATACCGCCGATTGCTGCTGCCGCTTTTTGTGCATCAGCAAGAATGATGGCTTTACGTGCTTCATAATCTGCCATCACTTTACCGCGCTCTTCTAGGATCGCTGGGTATTGCTCTGCAGAATCGATAGTGAACTCACGCTCACCCATAAAGCGGTGACCACGGATAACGCGATCAGAGGCTACGCCTAGGATTTCACCTTGGATAAGGTCAGAGCCCATTAGCATAGTCAGCGTTTTTACTGGGCGAATAAACTGAGTCGTTTTGTTGCCCCAACGCATAGGTTTTGCAATTGGCAGACCTGCTAGCGCTTTTGCTGCTAGTTCAACTACGATATCCGAAGTTGGTTGGCCTTTTACTTCTTGTTTGAACAGTAGCCATTCGCCTTTGTCTGTTACCATGCGTTCTGCTTGGTCAACAGTGATACCACAACCACGCGCCCAACCTTGAGCCGCTTTAGTTGCGTTGCCTTCAGCATCAAACGCTGCTGATACCGCAGGGCCACGTTTTTCAACGATTTTGTCTGCTTGGTTTTCTGCTAGTGCTGCCACTTTCAGTGCTAGACGGCGAGGTGCAGCGAACCATTTTACGCCTTCGTGCGTTAGCTCAGCATTTTTCAGTTCAGCTTCAAAGTTTGCTGCGAATGCTTCAGCCAGAGTACGAAGTTGCGTTGGTGGTAGCTCTTCTGTACCTAGCTCGATTAGAAATTCTTTTGCCA
Above is a window of Vibrio taketomensis DNA encoding:
- the glyS gene encoding glycine--tRNA ligase subunit beta codes for the protein MAKEFLIELGTEELPPTQLRTLAEAFAANFEAELKNAELTHEGVKWFAAPRRLALKVAALAENQADKIVEKRGPAVSAAFDAEGNATKAAQGWARGCGITVDQAERMVTDKGEWLLFKQEVKGQPTSDIVVELAAKALAGLPIAKPMRWGNKTTQFIRPVKTLTMLMGSDLIQGEILGVASDRVIRGHRFMGEREFTIDSAEQYPAILEERGKVMADYEARKAIILADAQKAAAAIGGIADLEDDLVEEVTSLVEWPVVLTAKFEEEFLKVPAEALVYTMKGDQKYFPVYDENKKLLPNFIFVSNIESKEPRYVIEGNEKVVRPRLADAEFFFNTDRKSKLIDRLPMLENAIFQQQLGTIKDKTDRITELAGYIAKQIGADVEKSKRAGLLAKCDLMTSMVFEFTDTQGVMGMHYARHDGEAEEVAVALNEQYMPRFAGDDLPSNGVSAAVAMADKLDTIVGIFGIGQAPKGSDPFALRRASLGVLRIIVEYGYNLDLVDLVAKAKSLFGDRLTNDNVEQEVIEFMLGRFRAWYQDEGFSVDIIQAVLARRPTKPADFDQRVKAVSHFRELEAAEALAAANKRVGNILAKFDGELAAEIDLALLQEDAEKVLAENVEVMTEALEPAFATGNYQEALSKLADLREPVDAFFDNVMVMADDEALKTNRLTLLNNLRNLFLQIADISLLQK